From the genome of Solanum stenotomum isolate F172 chromosome 5, ASM1918654v1, whole genome shotgun sequence:
attacattatttataaGGACCAAAGTGGTTCAGAGGCCAAATAGGAAACGAACAATGTTTCATTTTCGGGTTTATGGATAGGATTCATGAGTCAGCTTCACGACATAATCAAAGTGAGGCGTTGGTTAACTTAGGGACGCTTTGTTCTGCATGACTCTGGTAGTCCAATAAATAATTCAGTCTCTACATCCGATTTTTCGCTACTAATCACTATAGAAACGTCTTCTCCACCTGATGTTTGTTGCATTTCAAGACCTCCACACTAAAAGCAAAAAGGACAAGCAAATTAGTTCAACTTGCAAGAAGGAAAGCTCGAGTTGGCTATCTGAACTTTCACTTGGTAATGAGGGTTTGATTCTTCGTCTTATAATCCTCGGGCCGCTATTTTCCCTaccccattttaaaaaaaataatagtaactTAAAGGTTGAGAtggagagaaagaaaaagtacCTTCTCTAACAACATAACATTTTCTGATGAGAGGTCTTTCACctggaaataataattaagagaCAAAAACAATTAGTACTAATAAATTTCCCTCACATAGCATTGTATTTGCAATAAGATGTGTTGTGCAAAAGCAAGTAGTTATGTAAACTTGatagtaataatttttataGGAATAAAGCATATAAGTatcccctagactatgaccaaaATCCTAGATGcgcaccttaactaaactaaggtcttTTTACcccgaactcattttttttttataattttgtacaaCTTTTTGACTTACGTGGCATCCAAACATCTCCCACGCACCTCAACTACATGAAGTCACATAGTGTGCCACGTAAGCCCAAAGGTGtgcaaaattacaaaaaaaaaaatgagtttgagggtaataggaccttagtttagttaaggtgtgtcctTGAGATTTCGATTATAGTCTAGGGgatacttgtgccttatcccatttttatattatcaagTTAAGTTGAACTATAAcaaaaagtaacttttaaaaCCATATGGTAATGATCTAAAAAATAGATTATAAATGGCTAAATTgtacttataatatgtaaataaaaataacattgtAACTTGTAATTGTATATACTATAATTGAGTTCAACAATCTTTATCTCATGTGctagtttttaaattaaagttgagTTAATTAGGCCATGATTCATTTCTTATCATGATATCAAAGTCAGCCACGTCATAATTCTTAGTTTACATGATATTATTCATGCTCCAATTATAATATATGCATAAGGCTCCATTTTATATACAAGAAATTGTCCATGTTCATAGGAATTGCAgcttaaaataattaagtgaGTCAGTGTGGCCTTACATTTTCTTTCAATCTCATAATTTGTTCCCTAAAGACTTCCATCTGAATACAAACAAGGAATGATGTGTCAAGTTTATGCTAATCTTcgtttatatatagatatagatatagatatcgcgtgatgtttcttttaaaagaaaattaaccTTTCTTGCGCGGATGATGTTGATACTCCGTTCCAACTGATGTTCCATCTGTTGAAGTTCTTCAAGACTGCAAGATTCTAAACTTTCTCCTAAGAGCTTCCTAATGCAAATGGAATATAATATACTCATATAATTACTTCCATTTTGTAtcaaataaattacaatattagGTTGTAAAGTAGGATTAAAAGTTAAACCTCTTAGATTTTTCAAGAAGCtcaatcttcttcatcaaactTGATGTATTATGCTTCAAATTGTGCATATTATTCTGTTCCATGGCTGGATTTTCACACTGAATATCTTTAGTATGCCTCTGATAATGCTCGATAATCTCCTGCATGCTGCATTTCTCCACAACATCGGTAACATAATCAGCTTTATTAGCTAATTTTTGAATCATGTTGAAGTCTGTGACCATGATCAATCATGTTGAAGTGTATGACTATGTCATATGAGCATACTAACTATttgtctatgaaacctctaacaACTAAACACTGTGTACCTTAAGCTAAATACTAAATTTGCTAAAATGTAAAGACTAATATCCCCAAAATATCcatatttgttcttaattaaATCCTTTTAAACCCTTATCTCTAAAAGCACTTAAGTAACAAGAATGAGCGTTAGAAAGAGTGAGGAAGAACTTGGACAGCTTTTGAGTGGAATGACCAAGGAAAAAGCAGCCAAAGAGTATATTAGTAATACTTGTATAAGGACTAATAGGGGTCGATAGGGAgtatacaaattatgtttaatagagtgtattagtaatatttgtattataatTAGTTATGCTTGGATTAATTATGTAGATATTGTTTCATAtgcattgtttgatttggtgaataaaaaataacatgtaatgcatagttttttaaaaaatatttatttagggataagggtctgaaaaatacccaactttggtcggatttgctgttgcgatactaaactttcataaggatcTATTatctccctagactatttaatactgtattttttaccccctgaactatttaatagtgtattttaaaggtatatatgtgcacacgtggacacattactatttataattttgcattattttttatgtccacgtggacaaatatatatgtttaaaatacggtattaaatagtctagggaggtaataggtcctcatgaaagtttagtatcgcaacaacaaatctaaccaaagttgaggtatttttcagacccttatcccattTATTTACAAAGACACCCTTCACAAATATGATGGAAAAaatcatgtaaaaaaaatttgaggggCAATTGAGTCTTAAACAGtctaatacatgcattaaatCCTCTTACATTACTAATACCATAGATTTctatgtattagtaatacactcctCATCAATACAAAATAGAgtatatataactaataatgCAATTGTTAGTTATAAATAAGCTGAAAAGGTGTACAAACAAGCTAAGATATACTACTAATACACGAAGCTAATGCATACATTATTTCTTCTAATATGCTCGTTGCAGATGCCTTGACAAAATGGAGTATTACGAATCAGGGGCGGCTCTAATAAATCGGTGGCCTAAAGTAAAATCCGAATGGAGGCCTTaaattagaatatatttttttttatgaagtttattatagccaattatttaatctttcttgagacataGTACTCATAATTTATCAAACTTCTATTACTTCCTtgctcttttatgaaaaattatattttctacaaATTATAAGCGATATGTATAacctattgtatttttaaaaaatgaggccCCTCAAATTTTGGGGCCTAAGGCAGTTGCCTTTTTTTCAAAGTTGTAGAGCCGCCACTGTTACGAATGAGGAGTTGGTTATTTTGGCACATGCTCACCTATCATTGATAGCCATCGGACATTACAAACTTGATCTCATACAAATGGAGTCCCTAAGACATAAGTAGAGGAAGAATTATTTTGTATAGAACTGATTCAATTGAGATGTATAGCTAATTTTTTCTTACACGCTGGGCTTGTAATTTGTgcaaaatttgtatattttttgccAGAACCTTAATTTTTGTGAAGCAACTATTGATAGCGATTTGGAACAGCGGGTCTAGCTTAAGCTCCCCTTAACtttgtaattttattcatctatataaAAAGATCTCACCACCATAcggtgataaaaaaaaattctaaaaagagATTGTTGCCATGACTACAATTAGTGGCTTGTTCTAATGCTATGGATAGTTCATGAATGTGGTTAGAGTGATTACACTGATTATATCATATTGATTTGTTCATTTAATCCTGCTCTTAATTATTTTGTTGCATagtgaataataaaatactattatGAATCTATAGATGAACTCAGATTGAGTGAGTCTTGAACCCAAACATCAATAGGTCAGGGAACAAATTCACTACTAGGATAGGCATATGTTAATTGTCTTGCTAGATAATTATACATGAAATTCAAGCGTGTGCTCTTGTTTATCTTGATTCTGTAGATATATAAGCTTATCATGTTAACTTGAATAGGCGAGTACTTACTTGACGGAATAGTGCCTGCTGCAAGTCGAGTTTCATCAAAACCTTACACAAGAAGCTGAGCTAAAGAGTTTGTACACTTGTCATTGAATCGCTACCTTAGAGGCTTGGAGGGTTCTTGAAACAAAGGCATGAAGCTCGAGAATGTGCTAAAGTAGAAGTACAATGATATATGTGGAAGACTACTCAAAGTAAGGAGAAAGAGGTTGTTAATGCAAAAATGGCTATTCTTGAAATGCAAGCCTAAGAAGACCCTTCGTCCATTAAGAGTATTTATGAAATAGCTAGTTTAGGCTATAATAATGGAGAATAGCTCCTTTAGACTTAagattattttgatatgataaaTTCTCATGAATTGAGTGTAACTCTAGAGAGACTTTTAGGCTAAGGTCATAATTGTTAGGAAATGTTGAAGAGATTGTTTGTTTGAGGATCATTCCTCTTGAGGGTTATCTAGTGATAGGTTTGTGCTTGAGAATTCATTTCTCTTGTGTGGATCTTATACATTAGGTGCTTGTTGAGATTCTTAATCGGAGGTTTTAGCTTTGATATAGCTCTTGTTGTCAATTAGTTCCTATACTTGTTTTGCTCATAGATGTCATGTGAATTGTGATTGAAACTTCCTTGATCAATGACATTTGTCTTTTTTGAGAATGAGATTACATGTAACTCTTCATCTTTGATTGATTAATCTCTCTTTAAGTATAATATCTTGTTTGATGATGACGATGAGGAGATCACTCCTAGTATAGTGTCTAGTGGTGTGAATTGTGATGGTGATGCAACTCTTTTTGAGGACTACAAATTGTTTGATAACCATAACCCACTATGAATTGATGACACCTTTCCCAATGATGGACACATCTTGGATGATGATGAGCTTGTTGGGAAGGATTATTTTGGAAATGagtcttgttaattttttttttgtttttcagcCGGTGTTCAAAGCTTGTAATGGATTTCTAACTAAATTTGGATCGCACGCTGTAGGTTCATTCGgaggtggcgctcccaacaagattttctccataccaaGGCTCGATCGAATTTAAAACCTCTGGTTAAGAGTGAAACAGTCTCACCACTACACCACAATCCATGTTGGTGAGTCTCATTAAgctattgttttattattattttttataaaaaaatggaTTTTGATGACAtattaaagaagagaaaaggtaTATGGAAGTGTGACATACTTTTGGTATCCTCATTTGTTCCCGTATTTGTAGCCATGCCTTTTGAGGATATCTTTACATTGTCAAAGTGGATTCTTTCACATTGTTTATAGTTACTATAGTAAGTGGGGTGAACATTGCCAGACTCACCCCTAAGAACATTAATTGTAcaataatataaaaagtaatatatactcattccgtctcaatttatgtgatgttgtttaatttgatatgaaatttattagagaaagaaaaacttgtggaatttatgatctaaaacaagacatacaTATTtgtgtgtgactataaatctTATCACTAAGggtaaaattagtattttaaaatgatatttttactaaatacagaaatatgtcaattttattttagtttgactAAAAAAAAGTGTGTTACATAAATAgggacaaagaaaatattatttttgaggTTTGGATTCTTTTACACTACTGTTGAGTAGAAGTAAAactcaaatttaatttataccCATTAACATCTATCATAAACAGACtcatgatttgaagtttattggtTTTGAATGGTAAGACAATGACTATAGgcatcaaaaattaatttttatacatacaataaaattttaaacatatatacaagGTTTAGTGaaataaaatcttaattttGTCGAACCTATAATCTAAAGCTTATTGCTGTCTTTGATAGCTAGTGTAaactatttatacaatataCATTATCAATGTAATTTTACCTCTTGTTAGAATGGATTAGAGTTGTCTCACATTAGTTGATAAATGTGCTGATGATTTGGTATACAGACTTGGAATAATTCTCTCTTCATGAATGAACTTTTCAAGTTGAATTAAACTCAAGTGTTATATCTTCACAATATATTACAATTAAATTCATTTCCATTTGAACTCCCGCTCCACACTCCATTAGGTTGAGCATGAAGAGGCGTGTCAAATTCTGTATTgtcttattaaatttattaaatatatataaattactaatttaaaacttaaaaatgtaaaaaaataaataaaaaactcgttaacttcaaattttgacCAGAAGTGaaagtataataaatatattgacGAGGCACATAGTGATTAGGGATTTGCAAAGTCTTACAAAGATTCTGAAGGTGTGCTATAATGGAAACAACATAAGAGTGTGGCCTTTCTAAAAGGAACACATAAAATCCAACTACTAATTTGACAACTGGCTCTTATACATTTGCCTTTGACACTGTATTCTTTTTACTTTTGtcagttttgtttttttttaatcaagttttAATATGGGAATTATTGGTGATCACACTTGTTAACCCTAAATGAGaaatgtttaaactttaaacaacACATAAGATGGAGGTCTTATAATGAGGCATATTTCCATGGTGTATCGGTATCCTCCTCCTTTTGTACAAGGAAATACTATTACTTACTGTtctaatttatatgactcattttttttagttagtttacaaaaataatgatacatttttatatttaattaataattttactttaaaacattttactattaatgaaatgatttatagtcattCATGACTTGTTTTAGACTATAAATTTCAAGAATCTTTCTTTCTTAAGCTCAATGCTTAATCAtattaaatcacataaattgagatggagggagtagtatttTTCTACAGTCCATCTCTCAATTTATGTAACGATCTTTGACTCGAAACAGAATACAAGAGGAAaagaaagattttcaaaaacttgtgatctaaaacgagtaataaaaaaatatattccgCGGTTATAAATCATCacattaaggataaaaaagaagaagagaagtttaaagttaaactattactatatatagaaaaatgttCCTCTTTTTTTGGATTGACTAGAAAAAagagtgtcacataaattgggatagaaAGAATAATTACTCATTCAAGATTTGATTTATGAGTTTTGAAGCTCTTTGAATTTtggatttaaaatttataattaatacacattcaaatatatttttaaagataaatacaTGATTTGAATCAATTGTGCTCTACCAAACTCATACCagaaatgataaaattatttagCTACCTATATTTTGTGCCTTCCTTAGCTAGTAGATCTACTACTTGGTTgctggaaaaaaaaagtataccCTAGGGTTTTATGCCATGGTAATTAAGAACTATATTGAGAACTCAttcatttttcaattctaatttaagtgtcttaatttttttaatcggCCCCAATAATAaagtttaagatcacaagatttataatcacatatctttaattaatttaagatcacaaaattcaaaaactttttttaatcttttaaacTTCGTATTCAGTCAAACTAATaagacatataaattgaaacaaaagtaGTAACTAGGATTGCTACACATAGACAAATAGAAACACCAACATCCACCTTTATGATACACTGTCAAAAGGTACAAAACTTAAAACTCTTCATAAATGATActagtactatatatatatctatattattAAGTGAGACATATATAGAATGTTGGTCAAGtcataaaatatatgttttatttcaTCAAGTCATaagatattttttcattaataagTGTTTTTTAACTCACCAAAATAACTAGTTAATATATATTAGATCTGATATAatctaaaacaataaaaacataaaacaaaaaaagaggaaaaaagatgTAAAATTAATTACCTTGAGGTTGAAAATTCATAAAGTTTGTCTCTAgcagaaaaaataattaatccaaCTTGAGCATCACAAAGAACAGAAAGTTCAAAGGCTTTCTTTAACAATCCATTTCTTCTCTTTGAGAAAGTGACTTGCCTGCTTGTCGCGTTTTCGATACGCCTCATCTCAGTTTTCCCTCTCACCATTATATAACTGAAAAAATTAATCACAATGATGAACAAGCTAGAGagttaatttcttgtttttggcaagaagaaatataataaaaggcTTGTTAGAATTTTATAGGGAAAAAAAAGGTATAGTTAGTGTTGATGGTGGAGGAATAATAAGTACTTACAAAATTGGCAAAAAACCTAGAGAATCTTTTGCTTGCAAGTGACTGGAAAATTGCCTAAAAAGATGATAGTCACAAGTCTAATGAATACAAATGTGTGTTTTAGAGAGAGACAGGGTGGGTGGGGGGCTACAACAAGAAGTCATAAAAATCCCCCAAAAAGGTTAGGTGccaattttgatttattttataaatttccaGCACATTTTTACACCATTAAATTAGGTTAACTTACACTAATTTAAAGAGTCTTTCGGTATATATGTTCGAtacgaagaaaaatatttttgatgaaaaatattttctaacaaTAAGTTGGTTTTCTATGtatttatttgtgtttggtAGATAAGTAAAATTTACTATCTTAAATGTATTTGTATGTAATTTAGATAAATACTATGAAAAGTCGAGGTGGAGAGATAGGGGTGTCGGATGGTGGGGATGAGGGCTATGATGAGTGGAAGTGAATATGAAGTGTGTTAGAGAAGGAGAAGAGACAGTACGATCGATGTGAAATGTAATTTCTAGTAGAACTTgtttttcctacttttattAGAAAACtcatttcttcatatttaaaGAGTTAGCTTGTTTTCTTTGAGTAAATTATTcatgataaaattgaaaaacattttcatacCGAACAGTTGACCAGTCACATAGTTAAgaataaaagattatttttgaaatttgtggtttAAAATAAGCTTTAAGCATTTATGTGCCTACAAGTCATTTAATTAAAGGAgagttttaaagttaaattatttctaattatattcAAAATGTGGTtggtaaatttatcattttataaatacTTTGAATATACCAAgtcaaatttaaacaaataaaaataaacaaaaagactTGATTGGccgttaatatatatatatatatatatattatctttaaTTAGAAAGAGGGCAATGTCAAGTTCTTCACCTTTTTTTACAAATAAGAGTTGTGATATTATAGCGtaaatatcttcttttttatctttaattagagaaaaggccaatttcaagtttttcacctttttatcgatgaaaaattgtgatagaccgataatattttttatatttaattagaattttcaaatttaagctaattaattaacatgatgAAATGCATTTTAcctttctattaaaaaaaaatcgatacatattcaaatttaattaatcacTCAATATTATTTGCAAACACCAACTAAAAGATCAAAACACA
Proteins encoded in this window:
- the LOC125864470 gene encoding MADS-box protein SOC1-like isoform X1, encoding MVRGKTEMRRIENATSRQVTFSKRRNGLLKKAFELSVLCDAQVGLIIFSARDKLYEFSTSSMQEIIEHYQRHTKDIQCENPAMEQNNMHNLKHNTSSLMKKIELLEKSKRKLLGESLESCSLEELQQMEHQLERSINIIRARKMEVFREQIMRLKENVKDLSSENVMLLEKCGGLEMQQTSGGEDVSIVISSEKSDVETELFIGLPESCRTKRP
- the LOC125864470 gene encoding MADS-box protein SOC1-like isoform X2, with the protein product MVRGKTEMRRIENATSRQVTFSKRRNGLLKKAFELSVLCDAQVGLIIFSARDKLYEFSTSSMQEIIEHYQRHTKDIQCENPAMEQNNMHNLKHNTSSLMKKIELLEKSKRKLLGESLESCSLEELQQMEHQLERSINIIRARKVKDLSSENVMLLEKCGGLEMQQTSGGEDVSIVISSEKSDVETELFIGLPESCRTKRP